The sequence ATCGAAGATCGGCCCGCCGCTGTTGCCGGGGTTCAGCTCGGCGGTGGTCTGAATGAGTCCGCTGTAGAGCCGGCCTTCGACGCGGCTGAGCTTGGGCAGCGTTCGCTCGGTCGCGCTGATGATGCCGGTGCTGATGCTCATCTCGCCGCGACCTGCCAGACCCATCGGATTGCCGATGGCGACAACCCACTGGCCACGCGTCCGGGATGCGGGCGGGGCGAACGACAGCGCCGGCAGCGACGTCGGCACCTTCAGGACGGCCAGGTCGCCACGACGGTCTGTCGCCACGACGATGGCCGGCAGCGTGCGGCCCGTGTCGGTCGTCACGTAGATCTGCTTGGCCCCTTCGATGACGTGCTGGTTGGTGACGATGTAGCCGCGCGCGTCGACGCAGAAGCCGGTGCCGACGGTGCGCGAACCGTCGCCGAGGAGCGTCGTGAGCTTGTCATAGTTCAGCACGGCCGAGCGCGTGTCGGCCGACGCCGGCGGAAGTGCGTTGCCGACCGTGATGGCTACGACGCCGGGAGCGGCGCGATTGGCTACGCGGCGAAAGGAGCCTTCGAGGCCGGCGAGATCGACCGTGTCGCTCCGGCTTGTCATCGGCCGCTCCGCAAGCGCCGGCGCGGCCATCGCCATGGCGGCGATGAGGGCGAACAGACAACGACGAACGGCAGGCGCGGCGGCGGTCGGAATGGGCATAAGCACTTTCTCGAGGAGCAGACGCCGACTGCGGCGTCGATCCGTTGATCGACCCGCCGATTCG comes from Planctomycetota bacterium and encodes:
- a CDS encoding trypsin-like peptidase domain-containing protein encodes the protein MPIPTAAAPAVRRCLFALIAAMAMAAPALAERPMTSRSDTVDLAGLEGSFRRVANRAAPGVVAITVGNALPPASADTRSAVLNYDKLTTLLGDGSRTVGTGFCVDARGYIVTNQHVIEGAKQIYVTTDTGRTLPAIVVATDRRGDLAVLKVPTSLPALSFAPPASRTRGQWVVAIGNPMGLAGRGEMSISTGIISATERTLPKLSRVEGRLYSGLIQTTAELNPGNSGGPIFDLEGRVVGVVTAVVLPQGEANGLGFALPADQSMQDRIATMIRGDKVRYGYLGVAGTAAQSRTARGGMVVTRVGAGTPAEGRIREGDVILALGGRPVNDEETFVRHVGSATTSTPVRLSLLRGGRSLDVSIRLAERPGQAGTGRSEQRLHFRGVTFKNAGEGRGCIVESVSEDSPLRTLVSGGLQFEQVSQVDVPNILALQSTLDRIGVGQLRFK